Part of the Paracoccus sp. S3-43 genome, TGCTGCACGGCGTCGCCAGATGCTTGTTCTCGCTCATCAGGGCGGCACTGGTGACTTCGGCGATCATCAGCCCGCTATTCAGCCCCGGATCCGGCGTCAGGAACGGCGGCAGGTCGTGGGACAGCGCCGGATCCACCATCAGCGCGATGCGCCGCTGCGCGATGGCGCCCATTTCGGCGATGGCCAGGGCGATCTGGTCGGCGGCGAAGGCCACGGGTTCCGCATGGAAGTTCCCGCCCGAGACGATGCGGTCGGCGCCCACCAGGACCAGCGGGTTGTCGGTCGCGGCGTTCGATTCGATCTCCAGCGTGCGGGCGGTCTGCCACAACAGGTCGATGCAGGCGCCGGTGACTTGCGGCTGGCAGCGGATGCAATAGGGATCCTGCACGCGGGCGTCCCCTTGGCGGTGGCTTTCGCGGATCGCGCTGTCCTCCATCAGCGCCCGGATCGCGCGGGCCGCAACGATCTGGCCGTGATGGCCGCGCAGGGTGTGGATTTCCTCCAGGAAGGGCGCGGTCGATCCCATGATGGCGTCGGTGGACAGGGCCGAGGTCACCAGGGCCGCGCGGGCCGAGGCGAAGGCCTCGAACAGCCCGGCAAGTGCGAAGGCGGTCGAGACCTGCGTGCCGTTGATCAGCGCCAGTCCTTCCTTGGCGGCCAGGACCAGGGGGCGAAGGCCCGCGGCCCGCAATGCCTCGGCCCCCGGCATGTCGCGGCCCTGCCAGACTGCCCGGCCCTCGCCCAACATGACGGCGGCCATATGCGCCAGCGGCGCCAGGTCGCCCGAGGCTCCGACCGACCCTTGCGCCGGGACGACCGGCAGGACGCCCCGCGCCAGCATGTCTTCCAGCAGCGAGATCACCTCGGGTCGGACGCCGGATGCGCCCCGGCCCAGGGACAACAGCTTCAGGACCAGGATCAGCCGCACGGTTTCCGGCTCGACCGGTTCGCCCACGCCGCAGCAATGGGACAGGATCAGGTTGCGTTGCAGGGTCGCGGTGTCAGTGGCGGCGATCTTGATCGAGGCCAGCTTGCCGAAGCCGGTGTTGACGCCATAGACTGGCTCTTCCCCTTCCGCCGCGCGGGCGATGCGGGCGGCGGAGGCGGCGATGCCGTCCCGCGCGCTGCCCGACAGCCGCACGGCCACCCCCTGCCGCCAGACCTGTTCCAGTTGCGCAAGCGTGGTTTCCCCGGGGGTCAGGATCAGTTCAGACAAATTCGCCTCCGACGATGCGGGCATGAAGGGGGTTGAAGCCGATGCGATAGGACAGTTCGGCCGGATGGGCGATGTCCCAGACCGCCAGATCGGCGCGCAGGCCCGGCGCGATGGCGCCCCGGTCGGACAGGCCAAGGGCGCGGGCGGCATTCAGGGTGACGCCCGCCAGGCATTCCGACGGCGTCATGCGAAACAGCGTCGCGCCCATGCTCATCACCAGCAGCAGCGATGTCAGGGGCGAGGTGCCGGGGTTGCAATCGGTGGCCAGGGCGATAGGCACGCCCGCATCCCGCAGCGCCTGGATCGGCGGCAGCTTCGTTTCGCGCAGCGTATAGAAGGCGCCGGGCAGCAGGACGGCCACGGTGCCCGCCTGGGCCATCGCCGCGATGCCGTCGTCGCTCAGATATTCCAGATGATCGGCCGAGATCGCCCCATGCCGCGCCGCCAAGGCCGCCCCGCCCAGGTCCGACAGCTGTTCCGCGTGCAGCTTGACCGGCAGGCCCAGGGACGCGGCGTGGACGAAAACCCGGCCCATCTCGTCCGGGGAAAAGGCGATTCCTTCGCAGAAACCGTCCACCGCGTCGATCAGCCCTTCGGCATGGGCGCGGTCCATCCCGGCAATGACTACATCTCGCAGATAGCCCGCGCTGTCATCCGCGTATTCGGGGGGCAGGGCATGGGCCGCCAGCCAGGTCGTGCGCACCGTCACGCGGCGAACCTGGCCGATCCGGCGGGCGACGCGCAGCATCTTCAGTTCGGTTTCGATGTTCAGCCCATAGCCGGACTTGATTTCCAGGGTGGTCAAACCCTCGGCCAGCAGGGCATCGACGCGGGGCAGCGCGGATGCCAGCAACTGATCCGGGGTCGCCGCGCGAGTGGCGCGGACGCTGGACAGGATGCCGCCGCCGGCGCGGGCGATGTCTTC contains:
- the hutH gene encoding histidine ammonia-lyase, coding for MSELILTPGETTLAQLEQVWRQGVAVRLSGSARDGIAASAARIARAAEGEEPVYGVNTGFGKLASIKIAATDTATLQRNLILSHCCGVGEPVEPETVRLILVLKLLSLGRGASGVRPEVISLLEDMLARGVLPVVPAQGSVGASGDLAPLAHMAAVMLGEGRAVWQGRDMPGAEALRAAGLRPLVLAAKEGLALINGTQVSTAFALAGLFEAFASARAALVTSALSTDAIMGSTAPFLEEIHTLRGHHGQIVAARAIRALMEDSAIRESHRQGDARVQDPYCIRCQPQVTGACIDLLWQTARTLEIESNAATDNPLVLVGADRIVSGGNFHAEPVAFAADQIALAIAEMGAIAQRRIALMVDPALSHDLPPFLTPDPGLNSGLMIAEVTSAALMSENKHLATPCSTDSTPTSANQEDHVSMAAHGARRLKRMNANLSQILGIEAICATAGVEFRAPLATSAPLQAVIATLRKTVPPLEQDRYLAPDLVEAARLVREGVLTRAVPADLLAEVRP
- the hutI gene encoding imidazolonepropionase, whose amino-acid sequence is MQILSNVRLAGIAPESGQSALSDPSVIVTEGERIAWIGGTADLPDEYANAPRRDLGGRVVTPGLIDCHTHVVFGGDRAREFEMRLEGASYEDIARAGGGILSSVRATRAATPDQLLASALPRVDALLAEGLTTLEIKSGYGLNIETELKMLRVARRIGQVRRVTVRTTWLAAHALPPEYADDSAGYLRDVVIAGMDRAHAEGLIDAVDGFCEGIAFSPDEMGRVFVHAASLGLPVKLHAEQLSDLGGAALAARHGAISADHLEYLSDDGIAAMAQAGTVAVLLPGAFYTLRETKLPPIQALRDAGVPIALATDCNPGTSPLTSLLLVMSMGATLFRMTPSECLAGVTLNAARALGLSDRGAIAPGLRADLAVWDIAHPAELSYRIGFNPLHARIVGGEFV